Proteins encoded within one genomic window of Fragaria vesca subsp. vesca linkage group LG1, FraVesHawaii_1.0, whole genome shotgun sequence:
- the LOC101309577 gene encoding probable pectinesterase/pectinesterase inhibitor 54-like, translating into MGLGGSGSGHQDPQHVDIMSALVNKTIYETRLTSSEFSKFSSQLFEVRDSQPTHDSGSKDYCEELMTMSLKRLEQSLIALKKSPSKNKQDIQAWLSAALTFQETCKDYAADHGLSLTSSENLRLDLSKRIGYTSQLGSNLLALVNRVSSNSDNPKNTTRGKKAEMFPKWVSPKNRKLLQATTVKANVVVAKDGSGNYKTVSEAIQAATGGRFVIYVKAGVYKEKIKTNKDGITLIGDGQYSTIITGDSSVSKGSTMPGSATFTVTGDGFIARDIGFQNTAGPDAEQALALYISSDHSVLYKCSIVGYQDTLYALALRQFYRECDIYGSIDFIFGNAAAVFQSCNIVLRRHKGYNAILASGRSDPGQKTGFSVQNCRIVPGSDLSPIKHSYSSYLGRPWKDYARAVVMQSNIDDVISPRGWVEWPGSSPKSIYFAEFANVGSGAGVSQRVQWPGFHVIGADVAVEYTVGNFIAGTSWLPSTGVTFVSGLH; encoded by the exons ATGGGGTTGGGTGGTTCTGGTTCTGGGCACCAGGATCCTCAACATGTTGATATAATGTCGGCTCTTGTTAACAAAACCATTTATGAAACCCGGTTGACCTCCTCTGAGTTTTCCAAATTCAGCTCTCAATTATTTGAAGTCCGTGATTCTCAACCCACACACGATTCTGGCAGCAAAG ACTACTGTGAAGAGCTAATGACGATGTCCTTGAAGCGCTTAGAACAATCCCTAATAGCTCTCAAGAAATCTCCCTCAAAAAACAAGCAAGACATTCAGGCATGGCTAAGTGCCGCCTTGACTTTCCAAGAAACGTGCAAGGACTACGCCGCCGACCACGGCCTCAGCCTCACTAGCTCCGAGAATCTCAGGCTCGACCTTTCCAAGCGCATAGGCTATACCTCTCAGTTGGGGAGTAATCTATTAGCTCTCGTCAACCGTGTTTCGAGTAATTCCGATAATCCGAAGAACACAACTCGTGGTAAAAAGGCAGAGATGTTTCCCAAATGGGTTTCGCCGAAGAACAGGAAACTACTTCAGGCAACCACCGTCAAAGCTAACGTGGTGGTTGCGAAAGATGGATCAGGGAACTATAAGACGGTGTCGGAGGCCATTCAGGCAGCTACTGGGGGTCGGTTTGTGATTTATGTAAAGGCTGGAGTTTATAAGGAGAAGATTAAGACTAACAAAGATGGTATTACGTTGATTGGAGATGGACAATATTCCACTATTATTACTGGAGATTCTAGTGTGTCTAAAGGTTCTACCATGCCTGGCTCAGCTACATTTA CCGTAACAGGAGATGGATTCATAGCTCGAGATATTGGTTTCCAAAACACAGCCGGCCCCGACGCAGAACAAGCCCTAGCTCTGTACATCTCTTCTGATCACTCCGTTCTCTACAAGTGTAGCATCGTTGGCTACCAAGACACACTCTACGCCCTCGCCCTCCGCCAATTCTACAGAGAATGCGACATCTACGGCAGCATCGACTTCATCTTCGGTAACGCCGCCGCCGTCTTCCAGAGTTGCAATATCGTACTCCGCAGACACAAGGGTTACAATGCCATCCTGGCAAGCGGGAGGTCCGACCCAGGACAAAAGACAGGTTTCTCCGTCCAGAACTGTAGGATCGTGCCCGGGTCGGACTTATCTCCCATTAAACACTCCTATAGTTCGTATCTTGGTAGGCCATGGAAGGACTACGCTAGAGCCGTGGTCATGCAATCCAACATAGATGACGTTATCTCACCCCGAGGGTGGGTTGAGTGGCCTGGCTCCAGCCCCAAGTCTATCTATTTTGCGGAGTTCGCAAATGTAGGATCTGGGGCTGGAGTGAGCCAGAGGGTGCAGTGGCCAGGGTTTCATGTAATTGGAGCTGATGTTGCTGTTGAGTATACTGTTGGTAACTTTATTGCTGGAACTTCATGGCTGCCTTCGACCGGTGTGACTTTTGTTTCTGGCCTCCATTGA
- the LOC101298749 gene encoding probable pectinesterase/pectinesterase inhibitor 13-like, which produces MAFQDFDQITERRKTENARKFKKRILIAVVAVILLIGIIVGAIFIVNKLKTHEATKKDSKPASPPPKRPDSDNNSTDDKPSTSSKLVEQMCGSTDYKDKCKEVFSKKKDPISKPREVIKAIISGASDEAKSAFSKASEVSFDKEEEKKAFEDCKTLFDDAKEELEQSVYQVGNTTSSGKMRIGLLNSWLSAVISYGQTCIDGFPDGDGKSKITKTLEATKELTSNSLAMISLLSEVPGSKSSSGSSRRLLAQDKNGFPSWLTYDERRVLKKNDEMPTPNVTVAKDGSGNYQSISQALSAMPEKYEGRYIIYVKEGVYNESVTVTKKMPNVTIYGDGSQKSIITGNKNSADGVKMFQTASFVALGEGLIAKSMGFRNTAGRDKQQAVAARVLADRAVFLNCRFEGYQSTLFVQAHRQFYKSSVVSGTIDFIFGDAAAIFQNCLIYIRKPQENHSNTVTAQGRTDKRETTGIVLHKCQILPEKEFESEKSQFKSYLGRPWKEYSRTIVMESTIEDVIDQQGWYEMDGDFGKKTLFYGEYNNNGDSSKTDNRVTWPGFKVLNKDEAMQFTVGPFLKGNAWLKNNNGVPVRFGLFDN; this is translated from the exons ATGGCATTCCAGGATTTCGACCAGATAACTGAGCGGCGAAAGACCGAGAATGCCCGTAAGTTCAAGAAGAGGATTCTCATCGCAGTTGTTGCGGTGATCCTCCTTATTGGAATTATCGTTGGAGCCATATTCATTGTGAACAAATTGAAGACGCACGAGGCAACCAAAAAAGATAGCAAACCTGCTTCACCACCACCAAAGAGACCAGATTCGGATAATAATTCAACCGATGATAAGCCATCAACTTCTAGCAAGCTTGTAGAGCAGATGTGCGGGTCAACTGATTACAAGGACAAGTGCAAGGAAGTGTTCTCAAAGAAAAAGGACCCCATCTCTAAACCCAGAGAAGTCATCAAGGCCATCATCTCTGGAGCCTCCGATGAGGCCAAGAGTGCCTTCAGCAAAGCCAGCGAGGTCAGTTTTGACAAAGAGGAAGAGAAGAAAGCCTTTGAGGATTGCAAGACACTCTTTGACGATGCCAAGGAAGAACTAGAACAATCCGTGTATCAAGTTGGCAACACTACCAGTTCTGGGAAAATGAGGATCGGTCTCTTGAACAGTTGGTTGAGTGCGGTCATATCATACGGGCAAACATGCATTGATGGGTTTCCTGATGGAGATGGGAAGTCTAAAATTACCAAGACCTTGGAGGCCACCAAGGAGCTCACTAGCAATTCCCTTGCCATGATTTCACTACTTTCCGAAGTACCTGGCAGTAAATCATCATCAGGTTCATCACGTCGTCTTCTGGCACAGGACAAGAATGGCTTTCCTTCCTGGCTGACATATGACGAGCGAAGGGTGTTGAAGAAAAACGATGAAATGCCCACACCCAATGTCACAGTGGCGAAAGATGGCAGTGGGAACTACCAATCCATTAGTCAAGCATTGTCAGCCATGCCTGAAAAATACGAAGGAAG GTATATCATCTATGTTAAAGAAGGAGTCTATAATGAGAGTGTTACTGTGACAAAGAAGATGCCAAATGTTACCATATATGGTGATGGATCACAGAAGAGCATCATCACTGGGAATAAGAACTCGGCAGACGGAGTTAAAATGTTCCAAACTGCAAGTTTTG TGGCCTTAGGAGAAGGTCTCATTGCAAAGTCCATGGGATTCAGAAACACAGCTGGTCGTGACAAGCAACAGGCAGTGGCAGCTAGAGTCCTAGCAGACCGTGCTGTATTCCTCAATTGCCGATTTGAAGGGTACCAAAGCACATTGTTTGTACAGGCTCATCGGCAGTTCTACAAAAGCTCGGTTGTTTCTGGCACCATTGATTTTATCTTTGGTGATGCTGCTGCTATCTTCCAGAACTGCTTAATTTATATCCGCAAACCTCAGGAAAACCATTCGAACACAGTTACAGCCCAAGGAAGAACAGACAAACGTGAAACCACGGGAATAGTGTTGCACAAATGCCAGATTCTACCAGAAAAAGAATTTGAGTCTGAAAAATCCCAATTCAAGAGTTACCTTGGGAGGCCATGGAAGGAGTACTCAAGAACCATAGTGATGGAGTCTACAATAGAGGATGTGATTGACCAACAGGGATGGTATGAAATGGATGGAGACTTTGGAAAAAAGACTCTATTTTATGGTGAGTATAACAACAATGGAGACAGTTCCAAGACTGATAACAGAGTAACATGGCCTGGCTTCAAGGTCCTTAACAAGGATGAGGCTATGCAATTTACTGTAGGTCCCTTCTTGAAAGGGAATGCTTGGCTCAAGAATAACAATGGTGTTCCTGTTCGATTTGGCTTGTTTGATAACTAG